Proteins encoded in a region of the Coffea eugenioides isolate CCC68of chromosome 4, Ceug_1.0, whole genome shotgun sequence genome:
- the LOC113768403 gene encoding dnaJ homolog subfamily B member 4-like — MGVDYYNILKVNRNASDEDLKKAYRRLAMIWHPDKNPTSNKQEAEAKFKQISEAYDVLSDPQKRQIYDLYGEEALKSGQVPPPPRGSGLYANRPHHHHHNQQQHPNPSFRFNPRDADDIYAELFGNETNAGGGGGGGSSSGRSGGAGRENASNNGYFFRSTTMGGSSSSGAGNAGGGVGTSGGGGMRKEAPVETVLMCSLEELYKGSVKKLKISRRIIDRAGKFRNLEEILTVDIKPGWKKGTKITFPEKGNQEPGVIPADLVFVVDEKPHSIYVRDGNDLVVNQEITLLESLTGKNLELTTLDGRNLLIPLTEIVKPGYEVTIPDEGMPISKDPRKKGNLRIKIDVKYPSRLSDAQKAELRRVLGPSS, encoded by the exons ATGGGGGTGGATTATTACAATATATTGAAGGTAAATCGCAATGCAAGCGACGAGGATTTGAAGAAAGCGTACAGGCGATTAGCAATGATATGGCATCCCGACAAGAACCCTACCAGCAACAAGCAAGAAGCCGAGGCCAAATTCAAGCAAATTTCCGAAGCTTACGATGTTTTAAGCGACCCCCAGAAGCGGCAGATCTATGATCTTTACGGTGAAGAAGCCCTCAAATCCGGTCAAGTTCCTCCGCCGCCTCGTGGCAGTGGGCTCTATGCTAATAGgccccaccaccaccaccataaCCAGCAGCAGCATCCCAACCCGTCTTTCCGGTTTAATCCTCGGGATGCTGATGACATATATGCTGAACTGTTTGGGAATGAGACGAATGCTGGTGGTGGCGGTGGCGGTGGGAGTAGTAGCGGGAGGAGCGGTGGGGCTGGGAGGGAAAATGCTAGTAATAATGGGTATTTCTTTAGGAGTACTACAATGGGTGGCAGCAGCAGCAGCGGGGCTGGAAATGCTGGTGGCGGAGTGGGGACTTCTGGAGGTGGTGGGATGAGGAAGGAGGCCCCGGTGGAGACTGTTTTGATGTGTAGTTTGGAGGAGTTGTACAAAGGGTCTGTCAAAAAGCTGAAGATATCGAGGAGGATAATCGATCGGGCAGG TAAGTTTCGAAATCTGGAGGAGATCTTGACTGTTGATATAAAGCCTGGTTGGAAGAAGGGAACAAAAATAACTTTCCCTGAGAAGGGTAACCAGGAACCTGGTGTCATTCCAGCAGATCTTGTTTTTGTGGTTGATGAAAAGCCTCATTCTATTTATGTGAGGGATGGTAATGATCTAGTCGTTAATCAGGAGATAACTCTTCTGGAGTCCCTCACGGGAAAGAATCTGGAATTGACAACACTGGATGGTAGGAATCTCTTGATTCCGTTAACTGAGATCGTGAAACCAGGCTATGAGGTGACTATCCCTGATGAAGGGATGCCAATCTCAAAGGATCCTAGGAAGAAGGGAAATCTGAGGATCAAGATTGATGTTAAGTATCCATCAAGACTTTCAGATGCACAGAAAGCTGAATTGAGGAGAGTTTTGGGGCCCAGCTCATGA